The Sinomicrobium kalidii genome contains a region encoding:
- a CDS encoding RagB/SusD family nutrient uptake outer membrane protein: MKTYILILIVLLSVTCGCNDELDQINPNVITQENFWETEDDVLSGLAATYKVLRDVNNGYWGVRGVELTNGRGDDFFIRNDVKALYELSTFTNTTSTGTPGNIFTGCYTGIFRANQILDNIEGVEGISREQKDAYIAEAKFLRALNYFHLVINFESVPIFTTVPQTREDYFVANSPESEVWAQVETDFTDAIAGLPVTYSDEWVGRATKGAATGYLGKAYLYQEKWGEAVSKFAELATPAGISEAPYNYDLLADFEDNFVAEHDNNVESLFEIQNHNVGGSNPWAGENADESQGVTTAQEFAPAEVGGWFEAFPTEKIFNEFQKEKTVNADFDPRMYATLVWDYPGAMYYNMPFSEFELQFGYSSMLRKYQNWQDDNEGIWISEINEKALRFADILLMYAEALTMQGNPGEATPLVNRIRNRANLSDISGLGQEAMMAEIRHQRMIEFFREGFRFYDLKRWGLIREEIENSDKVGKEFLTLPRHEYFPIPQGEINTNPEIGQNPDW, from the coding sequence ATGAAGACTTATATTTTAATACTGATCGTTCTTTTATCGGTTACCTGTGGTTGTAACGACGAACTGGATCAGATCAATCCGAATGTGATCACCCAGGAAAATTTCTGGGAGACGGAAGATGATGTACTGTCAGGCCTGGCAGCAACCTATAAAGTATTAAGGGATGTGAATAACGGCTACTGGGGGGTAAGAGGCGTGGAACTCACCAACGGCCGGGGCGACGATTTTTTCATTCGCAACGACGTAAAGGCATTGTATGAACTTTCAACCTTTACCAATACAACTTCAACAGGAACACCGGGTAATATTTTTACCGGGTGCTATACGGGGATATTCAGGGCAAACCAGATTCTGGACAACATAGAAGGTGTGGAAGGGATCTCCCGGGAACAGAAGGATGCCTATATTGCCGAAGCAAAGTTTCTCCGGGCACTGAATTACTTTCACCTGGTGATCAATTTTGAATCGGTCCCCATTTTTACCACGGTGCCCCAGACCCGGGAAGACTATTTCGTAGCGAATTCTCCCGAATCGGAAGTATGGGCACAGGTGGAAACCGATTTTACGGATGCGATAGCAGGTCTCCCGGTTACTTATTCTGATGAATGGGTAGGAAGAGCCACAAAAGGAGCCGCAACCGGGTATCTGGGAAAAGCGTATCTGTACCAGGAGAAGTGGGGCGAAGCGGTTAGTAAGTTTGCAGAGCTGGCGACCCCTGCCGGGATATCGGAAGCGCCTTACAATTACGATTTGCTTGCCGATTTTGAAGATAATTTCGTGGCAGAACATGACAACAATGTGGAATCCTTATTCGAAATACAGAATCACAATGTGGGAGGCTCCAATCCCTGGGCGGGCGAGAATGCCGATGAATCTCAGGGGGTAACCACAGCCCAGGAATTTGCCCCTGCGGAAGTAGGAGGATGGTTCGAAGCGTTCCCCACGGAAAAGATCTTTAATGAATTTCAAAAGGAAAAAACCGTAAATGCGGATTTTGACCCCAGGATGTATGCCACTCTTGTCTGGGATTATCCCGGGGCCATGTATTACAATATGCCGTTCTCCGAATTTGAACTCCAGTTCGGGTACAGTTCCATGCTCCGGAAGTATCAAAACTGGCAGGACGATAATGAAGGAATATGGATCTCGGAGATTAACGAGAAAGCCCTTCGTTTTGCAGACATCCTGCTGATGTACGCGGAGGCCCTGACCATGCAGGGAAATCCGGGCGAAGCGACACCCCTGGTCAACCGGATCAGGAACAGGGCCAACCTGTCCGATATATCCGGTTTGGGACAGGAAGCAATGATGGCCGAGATCCGCCATCAACGGATGATCGAGTTCTTTCGTGAGGGCTTCCGTTTTTACGACCTGAAACGATGGGGACTGATCCGGGAGGAAATAGAGAACAGCGATAAAGTGGGGAAGGAGTTTTTAACCCTGCCCAGGCATGAATATTTCCCCATTCCACAGGGAGAGATCAATACCAATCCCGAGATCGGGCAAAATCCGGATTGGTAA
- a CDS encoding sugar porter family MFS transporter: protein MTISNQNFNLKYVYALALTSAMGGLLFGYDWVVIGGAKPFYELFFGIKGSAALQGWAVSSALVGCIFGAMISGVVSDTIGRKGPLVVSALLFLVSAFGSGYADGFTVFIIYRLIGGLGIGLASTLSPMYIAEIAPSARRGRLVSINQLTIVIGILLAQIVNYLIAEAVPADFEAADILSSWNGQQGWRWMFWAEMIPAAVFLFTMLLVPESPRFMAKHYQYQKAVHILTRIGGADYAREQLDNMKKTLAKEKNNRRVTLSELKNPKLLTILTIGVVLAFFQQWCGINVIFNYADEIFTAAGYNVGDMLFNIVITGSVNLVFTLVAMNTVDRWGRRRLMLFGASGLTLVYAMLGSAYYFGFSGWPVLLLVVVAIAIYAMSLAPITWVILSEIFPNRLRGLAMSIATFSLWLASFTLTFSFPVLNKGLGSYGTFWLYSLICLGGYVFIRKKLPETKEKSLEEIEIELTGKNENSK, encoded by the coding sequence ATGACTATAAGCAATCAAAATTTCAACCTGAAGTATGTATACGCCCTCGCGCTTACCTCTGCAATGGGCGGCCTCCTTTTCGGATATGACTGGGTGGTGATAGGCGGGGCAAAGCCTTTTTATGAATTGTTCTTTGGTATCAAGGGATCAGCCGCTTTACAGGGATGGGCGGTCAGCAGTGCATTGGTAGGGTGTATATTCGGGGCCATGATTTCGGGGGTGGTTTCAGATACCATAGGCCGTAAAGGGCCGTTGGTGGTGTCGGCATTGCTCTTCCTCGTTTCCGCATTTGGTTCGGGCTATGCAGATGGCTTTACTGTATTTATCATATACCGCCTTATCGGGGGACTGGGAATAGGCCTGGCCTCTACCTTGTCACCCATGTATATTGCCGAAATCGCACCTTCCGCAAGGCGGGGAAGGCTTGTTTCCATCAATCAGCTCACCATTGTTATAGGGATATTGCTCGCACAAATCGTAAATTACCTGATTGCCGAAGCTGTTCCTGCGGATTTCGAAGCTGCCGACATCCTTTCTTCCTGGAACGGACAACAGGGCTGGAGATGGATGTTCTGGGCAGAGATGATCCCTGCCGCGGTTTTTCTGTTTACCATGCTGCTTGTTCCGGAAAGTCCCCGGTTTATGGCCAAACATTATCAGTATCAGAAAGCCGTACACATCTTAACGCGGATCGGCGGCGCGGATTATGCAAGGGAACAACTGGACAACATGAAGAAAACACTTGCCAAAGAAAAAAACAACCGGAGGGTTACTCTTTCCGAGCTAAAGAACCCCAAACTTTTAACCATCCTGACCATAGGCGTGGTCCTGGCTTTTTTTCAGCAGTGGTGCGGAATCAATGTGATCTTTAACTATGCCGATGAGATCTTTACCGCCGCGGGTTACAATGTGGGAGATATGCTGTTCAATATTGTCATAACAGGCAGTGTAAACCTCGTATTTACATTGGTGGCCATGAATACCGTTGACAGATGGGGACGCCGGAGGTTAATGCTGTTCGGGGCATCAGGACTTACCCTGGTATATGCCATGCTCGGCAGTGCGTATTATTTCGGATTTTCCGGGTGGCCCGTGCTGCTTTTGGTGGTAGTGGCCATAGCCATTTATGCCATGTCGCTCGCACCGATCACCTGGGTGATCCTTTCGGAGATCTTCCCGAATCGTTTAAGGGGACTGGCCATGTCCATAGCTACTTTTTCACTATGGCTGGCTTCGTTCACGCTTACTTTTTCATTCCCGGTCCTGAATAAAGGGCTGGGGTCTTATGGTACCTTCTGGCTGTACAGCCTCATATGTCTGGGAGGATATGTTTTTATCAGGAAGAAGCTTCCCGAAACCAAAGAAAAAAGCCTCGAAGAAATAGAGATCGAATTAACCGGAAAAAATGAGAACAGCAAATAA